AcattttcggactgttcataaaaactacgacattaacttccctccgaaaagcgcagaggtggaaatttcaggtccagaaagtacaaatccagaccaggattttgtttcaaccaaccagtggagtactctgtaactgtgactctttatgctcaactggttggttgaaactaaatcacgatctggatttgtactttctggatctgaaatttccacctctgtaaaagcgagctgagaaagagaaaggtgaaggaactgaAATTCcagttcaattaaaaaatacttcataccaaagggaaattaataataagaatactcaatgtttttatacatatgttttgcatttttatagttgGTAGATCATTCtgacttggtcatttataagtagctcgcAAGCTAGCATACCTCCAAAGCGTGTGTTTGGTACGGGAGGTGACGCTACGCTTTCCTGAAcacacaatctcctgaacacgttgactatttaatttttcttaaaaaaaaaaaaaaaaaaaaaacctctcaaaGGAGATTACTGACATACTTGTTTCACCGCAGAAGTCAGTCATGTTAATCTTCCTCATTCTACATGTctgtccatgcaatgttttttatttttttaccttattgcactttattttgcttgttttatgGGACAAAATGGcaattatatttgcctttttaaattcattgaaatgtaaaggattgtgtgaaatgtAATAATTTCGACTACTAACCCCAGTATCGAACTGAATCGGATCGTATCgtatcgtgggaatttctgaggtataaaaaaaaaatcgaaccgttggcttaaggaatcgatattgtatcgtatcgcgaggaaagctgtgatttactcCCCTAGTATTTACCTATATGTGGTAAGTGCTGCTCGTTTGATGTGACATGAACTCGCTTCCCCCATCTCTATGGAGGGTGTGACAGGTCTGAACTACTTCTTGACCACGGAACTGGGCCTGACTTGGTGCATGAAATCGCAGGCGTGGGACATGGAAACCTGTCCTTTGCAAGTAAACGGGAAGGTAAACGCACACCTGACACAGAAGAAACCCTTTGGGAAACGGAATGAGTATCCAAGTGGGAAGCGACACTTGTTTTGTAAATGCAGTTTTAACTAAGATTATGTTAACTTTTAATGTGGGTCATGTGCTTTTAAGCATTACCTAATATTAAAGATAAGATGCCGTGCATGTAATACCGACAATGTAATTGTAAGCATGCCGATTTGGCCAACTCCGAGGAAGGTTTAAACGGCACCGTACTCGATTAGGGTGTGTGTCTCTATCCGCCTTGTCTGCACCATGCGCAGGTGTCGCTGTTAAATGACCGCCGCGGTTTTCCCTTGCAGAGGCTGCTGTGTCGTCTCATGGTGTACACGATTCCCAGGAAGGGTAGAATGATGCTAATTGAGAAGAGATGCATCGACAGTCCCCTTCGTCCACGCTACTATCGCCGTTCCCTCACACAAGGGACACACTGATTTGCGCCCATTTTGGTTCTGGTCCGGTATCTTTCATAAAAACCCCGACAACTTTCCTATGAATGAAATATTTGCCAAAATGAAGGATGTCTAAATATGGATGGATAATGCAAGATTCTGGCTTGGACTAATGAAAAACTAATAGTACAACTAAGTACCACATTTGGTGTGTGGGGTTGTATTTTTCCAGCCCCCGGTCAGCTTACCTCATTATAACGTatttaaattatacatttatttgtaCACTACTataatttgaaaagcgtttgaaacacctgtactgtattttgacaTCGTCAGTAAAATTAAGCAAATAGCGACCCTGTCCGTTTTATTACCTCATATTTGTAGCGCGCACCAAACGCAGGGCCTAACTATCTGTTACAGAATATCTGCATTTTTGACTGAAGTTACGGGGCAGCCATGAACGTGAATGTTCTTTTCTTTGTTGCAAACTTCTTCTCATACCATTTAACCTACTAACATTGTATAAGTTTCAGTTACAGTTATTATTGGAAAAACAATCACAAATGACAATTTTCTTCAGTCCAGTGTTTCTAATTGTGCCAATTCCATTTGTAATTTCATTACAACCGCATATTTGTAACATTAGGTTTTACATCTTGACATAAATGCATTTATGTTGTCTTACACTGTTTCCTTTTCAACTAAATAGATCAAATAAAAAAGTAGCACTCAAAACTACAGTGTGCCTCCAACTCACGTAGCAACCCGGGTTACAAGCCATAGGCTTTACAAAGTGCCGGCAGAGCTGTGTCTTACCCCCAGTATCTCCAGGTTACATATGCGCTGCACTTTACAAGCCTTTATGTCGCGGTCACGGTATGAATAATTTACCACGTGTGCACGCGACAGTGAGAGCGTTTTATTGTTTTGCACATGTCCATTCAGGGGCTCCATAGATATTTGATCTCGGAGAGAAATAACTATTTTTGAGAAGATTGCAACTCCATATTGTTTACAAATCACCAAGATGATCAGTTGACCAGTTCATGTTCAATTTTAAGAAGCATATGAACAGAATATCTAATTATTCAGGTGCAAATACTACCCACACGTAGGTAAGGCTAGATCACACCAAGTATGAGTAGTGAATAATGGCCTGCAGTCTTCATCAAGTAATTATCTACTAATTGTATAATCAGCTGATTggttaatttaaataattatggTTATATTTATGCGGGGTAGTGTAGTACCGCTCATGTGTTGTTGTAATGGCAGTGCTTTTCTTTCCGCAGCTCCTCGCCATTTGCGTCCTCGTAGCGCCCATCGGCTACGTCATGGCCGAGACGCCCGCGATGCCCGGGGCGCCCGCGATGCCTGGGGCTCCCTCCGACGTGCCCTCGGACCGGTGTGAAGTGCGGCAAGCGGCCTGGTTTGCCGTAGCCGCGTACAATGCGGCGGCGTCCCAGGAGAATTATGCCTACAAACTCACGGCTATAGTATCCTCTCAAACTCAGGTATTGCACTCTTTTTCTCTCCCCAAAACGCAGCAGGATTTCAAAACTGTAACTGTGAATGACCGAGCTTCGGCGTATTCTCTGTAATTGCACAAACACCGCGCTCcattgatttttgttttgcGCGACAGTCCATTTCTGGTTCTATTTGTCCTTATGAGCGAAGTATGAGACATGAACTCGCGTCCCCCATCTCTGCAGGTTGTGGCAGGTCTGAACTACATCTTGACCACAGAACTGGGCCTGACTTGGTGCATGAAAGCGCAGGCGATGGACCCGGAAACCTGTCCTTTGCAAGTAAACGGGAAGGTAAATGCGCACCTGACGCAGAACCTAATCTTGGTTAAAACTGCACTTACAAAACGCGTATCGCTTCCCACTTGGATATTCAGTCTGTTTCTCAAAGGTTAGCTTCTAATGTGGGGTcaggtgcttttatgcattatAATATTTAAAGAGAAGATGCTGTGCGTGTAATACCGATGTAAGCATGCCGATTTGGCAACTCCGAATTGAGTATATTCCTATCTGTTGACCATATCCAGCGGTATTTTTAAACGGTACCACACTTAATTAGGACGTGCGTCTCTATCCGCCTTGTCTGCACCCTGCGCAGGTGGCGCTGTTAAATGACCGCCGCGTTTTTCCCTTGCAGAGGCTGCTGTGTCGCTTCGTCGTGTACACGATTCCCTGGGAGGGCAAAGCTCTGCTGACGGAGAAGACATGCATCGACGTTCCCCCTAGTCCACGCTGCTTTCGCCGTTCCCTCAAAGAAGGGACACGCTGATTTGCGCCCATTTTGGCTCTGCTCCCGTGTCTTTCGTATAAACCCGGACAACTTTCCTATGACTGTTACATTTGCTGAAATAAATGATGTCTGGAGTAATGGAAGATTTGTCTTGTACTTCTGAAACTAACAGTACAGTTATGCACCGCCTTTGGGGTGTTTGGGGGGTTGGTTTTTCTCCTAGCTCAGCGCTGTCGGTGCAGAATGTAAGGTCGGTGACCTCTTTGGCTGATACGATTGTGCCACTGGATGGCAGTACAAGCTACTCTTTATGTATTTGTCGGGTTAGTGTGCCGATATTTAACGATTATTGGTCTGAATGCAACCAAGCCAAATATTAGATCTCAGGTAAATCTAAAACCGGGCAAAACTGAATATGCCTTCCCTGTTATATCGCGAAGGGCTAAACTCGGGCTTCAATGTGTTAAAGCCTTTGACTTATAAATGGTACTATTCTGCCAGTAGCAGGTTTTAAAATGCAGACCTCCATCTCTAAGAGGTGAGAACCAGTTTTATTCATGTCCAAATGTGTGAAAAGGTTGCGTATGTGTTGGTGGTTCGTTAAATTGAATCTGGTTTTAGGGGAAAGGTTATAGGTGTTCCATCTGTCAGAGTGTTGGTTAGGTAAAGCCCTCTGACCCATGGGATTAACATACCAGCCTCCTGTGAGTCTGGCTGCACTGTTAGCCCGCTTGGTAAATGGGTGACACAGGCTAGTGAGATCGGCATCTTTTCTGGTCTGATACCAATGTTAAAATTGAGTATCTGCTGACTTGCTATCCTTCTT
The nucleotide sequence above comes from Paramormyrops kingsleyae isolate MSU_618 chromosome 3, PKINGS_0.4, whole genome shotgun sequence. Encoded proteins:
- the LOC111835750 gene encoding cystatin-like encodes the protein MAVLFFPQLLAICVLVAPIGYVMAETPAMPGAPAMPGAPSDVPSDRCEVRQAAWFAVAAYNAAASQENYAYKLTAIVSSQTQVVAGLNYILTTELGLTWCMKAQAMDPETCPLQVNGKRLLCRFVVYTIPWEGKALLTEKTCIDVPPSPRCFRRSLKEGTR